Proteins co-encoded in one Bacteroidota bacterium genomic window:
- a CDS encoding aminotransferase class V-fold PLP-dependent enzyme, with product MKTPVYFDYNATCPADARVVKKMLPYFSEHFGNASSKNHAYGWLAHDAVEEARIKVAEIIDAEASEILFTSGATESINLAIKGVYKAYHKKGNHIICAATEHKAVLDCCASLEKEGAKITLLPVDREGLIDLTDLQNALNDSTILVCIMLANNETGVLHNMAAIAELVHAGNALLLCDATQAVGKIRVNVNEEGIDLLPLSAHKMYGPKGVGALYVRRKKPRVSLVPLMDGGGHENGLRSGTLNVTGIVGLGAACDLALNEQWEDGIRISKLRTKLEQSLIDLGNIFVNGSQKQRLPNVSNLCFRGIKAERLITLLPEIAFSTGSACSSALAKPSHVLTAMGQSEEMAYAAVRFSLGKYTTEEEVDFCIQKVSRAIQLL from the coding sequence ATGAAAACTCCGGTATATTTCGATTACAACGCTACCTGTCCGGCTGACGCACGTGTAGTAAAAAAAATGCTCCCCTATTTTTCTGAACATTTTGGAAATGCTTCCAGTAAAAATCATGCTTATGGTTGGCTGGCGCATGATGCAGTAGAAGAGGCTCGAATAAAAGTGGCCGAAATAATTGATGCAGAAGCTTCTGAAATACTATTTACCTCCGGTGCGACAGAGTCTATTAACCTTGCAATTAAAGGCGTTTATAAAGCTTATCACAAAAAAGGAAATCACATTATTTGTGCTGCAACCGAACACAAGGCAGTTTTAGATTGCTGTGCATCGCTTGAAAAAGAGGGTGCAAAAATCACTCTATTGCCTGTTGACCGTGAAGGACTAATAGATTTAACTGATTTACAAAATGCGCTCAATGATTCAACTATTCTTGTGTGCATTATGCTTGCTAACAATGAAACCGGAGTGCTGCACAACATGGCCGCAATTGCCGAACTTGTGCATGCCGGCAACGCCTTGCTGCTTTGTGATGCCACCCAGGCAGTTGGTAAAATTCGTGTGAATGTAAATGAGGAAGGAATTGATTTGCTCCCTTTGAGTGCGCATAAAATGTATGGTCCCAAGGGTGTTGGTGCGCTTTATGTTCGTCGCAAAAAGCCTCGAGTTTCGTTAGTACCGCTTATGGATGGCGGCGGTCACGAAAACGGATTGAGGTCGGGGACCTTAAATGTTACAGGAATTGTTGGATTAGGCGCAGCGTGTGACCTGGCCTTAAATGAACAATGGGAAGATGGTATACGTATTTCAAAATTGCGCACCAAACTTGAACAAAGCTTAATTGATTTAGGAAATATATTCGTAAACGGTAGCCAAAAACAGCGCTTGCCCAATGTGAGCAATTTGTGCTTTCGCGGCATAAAAGCCGAAAGGCTTATAACCCTGCTTCCCGAAATTGCTTTTTCAACCGGTTCGGCCTGCAGTTCTGCCCTTGCAAAACCTTCGCATGTGTTAACAGCAATGGGACAAAGCGAAGAAATGGCCTATGCTGCTGTTCGTTTTAGCTTAGGAAAATATACTACCGAAGAAGAAGTGGATTTTTGTATTCAAAAAGTTAGCCGCGCAATTCAATTGCTGTAA
- a CDS encoding retroviral-like aspartic protease family protein, with amino-acid sequence MKKVSIILFLVVQTQFVLGQTKIIMQRDGGVFTVPCEVNGLKLKFIFDTGASAVTISLTEALFMLKNGYLKEKDIQGSSYAQLANGEITKNTKIILSEIKFSGFVIKNVEAFVIHELAAPLLLGQSAMKQIGTFQFDPNKGILTIINGKKGRTAAQKVVLVLKILKIGQF; translated from the coding sequence ATGAAAAAAGTCAGCATAATTCTGTTTCTTGTTGTTCAAACACAATTTGTTTTAGGACAAACTAAAATTATTATGCAGAGGGATGGAGGAGTTTTTACTGTGCCATGTGAAGTTAATGGGTTGAAATTAAAGTTCATTTTTGATACTGGAGCAAGTGCTGTTACCATATCTTTAACAGAAGCTCTCTTTATGCTAAAAAATGGATATTTAAAAGAGAAAGATATTCAAGGTTCTTCATACGCGCAATTAGCAAATGGAGAGATAACTAAAAACACAAAAATTATTTTAAGTGAAATTAAATTTTCAGGATTCGTTATTAAAAATGTAGAGGCATTTGTTATTCACGAACTTGCTGCACCGCTATTACTCGGTCAGTCAGCAATGAAGCAAATAGGTACATTTCAGTTTGACCCTAACAAAGGAATTCTAACAATTATTAATGGAAAAAAGGGGAGAACAGCAGCTCAGAAAGTAGTGCTGGTATTGAAGATACTAAAAATTGGACAATTTTAG
- a CDS encoding ABC transporter ATP-binding protein: MKKAVLEAQHISKYFHDPITIQVLNDICFSLYKGDFTSVIGKSGCGKSTLLYILSTMDTDYSGSLLIDGVSMLNNKEADLARVRNEKIGFVFQFHYLLNEFTVLQNVMLPGLKLGKYSKREVEERAYEKLKILAIENEATKKPNQLSGGQKQRVAIARALINDPVLIMGDEPTGNLDKKNAEIVFDIFNKLASDYQQTLLIVTHDNEFASRTHRIIEMQDGRIVSNGAPRT, translated from the coding sequence ATGAAAAAGGCCGTACTTGAAGCACAACATATTTCTAAATATTTTCACGACCCTATTACCATTCAGGTTTTGAACGATATTTGTTTTTCGTTGTACAAGGGCGATTTCACTTCCGTTATTGGCAAATCGGGTTGCGGAAAAAGCACCCTTTTGTACATTTTGTCTACTATGGACACCGACTACAGCGGTTCGCTGCTGATTGATGGTGTATCGATGCTTAACAACAAAGAAGCCGACTTAGCTAGAGTTAGAAATGAAAAAATTGGCTTTGTTTTTCAGTTTCACTATTTGTTGAACGAGTTTACTGTATTGCAAAATGTGATGTTACCAGGTTTAAAACTTGGAAAATACAGCAAACGAGAAGTCGAGGAACGGGCATATGAAAAACTTAAAATTCTTGCCATTGAAAATGAGGCTACAAAAAAACCCAACCAGCTATCGGGAGGACAAAAACAGCGGGTTGCAATTGCGCGTGCACTCATTAACGACCCTGTGCTTATTATGGGCGATGAGCCTACAGGGAATCTTGATAAAAAAAACGCAGAAATAGTTTTTGACATATTTAATAAACTTGCCTCTGACTATCAGCAAACCCTGCTAATAGTTACACACGACAATGAGTTTGCCTCCCGAACACACCGCATTATTGAAATGCAGGACGGGCGAATTGTAAGCAATGGAGCACCGCGTACTTAG
- a CDS encoding ABC transporter permease codes for MNYKLLADVSKSLLFARWKQTLVAAIGVTFSITMFITLLSFMSGLNDLLDGLIVNRTPHIRLYNEIKPSPNQPIDASKKYKSSYNFIHSVKPKSERLEIYNNAAILNYLKKDSRVLGYAPKITSQVFYNVGAVDLTGVINGIDVEAENKLFFFSDYVTSGNYIDLKNIPNSIILGKGAAEKMMAAIGDVIQVTTAKGERMQLKVVGYFQSGIQDIDKVQSYASIGTTQKLLGVSGSYITDVQVKLKNILDAPPMALEYGRLFEVDAIDIQTANSQFETGSSIRTLISYAVGITLLIVAGFGIYNILNMMIYEKMDSIAILKATGFSGKDVNFVFITIALSIGIFGGLLGLLFGFGLSSIIDQIPFNTAALPTIKTYPINYNPRYYLIGGAFSIVTTYLAGYFPSRKASKIDPVVIIRGK; via the coding sequence ATGAACTATAAGCTGTTGGCCGATGTTTCAAAGTCGCTATTGTTTGCCCGCTGGAAACAAACATTGGTGGCTGCAATTGGCGTTACATTCAGCATCACTATGTTCATTACCCTGCTCAGCTTTATGTCGGGCCTAAATGATTTGCTCGACGGATTAATTGTAAATCGAACTCCCCATATACGTTTGTACAACGAGATTAAACCCTCGCCAAATCAACCTATTGATGCGTCAAAAAAATATAAATCATCCTATAACTTTATTCATTCCGTTAAACCCAAAAGCGAAAGGCTTGAGATATATAACAATGCCGCTATATTAAATTATCTAAAAAAAGATTCCAGAGTACTTGGCTATGCTCCCAAAATAACATCTCAGGTATTTTACAATGTTGGGGCTGTTGATTTAACCGGTGTTATAAATGGCATTGATGTAGAAGCTGAAAATAAGTTGTTTTTTTTCAGTGATTACGTTACCAGCGGAAACTATATTGATTTAAAAAACATTCCCAACAGTATCATATTAGGAAAAGGGGCAGCCGAAAAAATGATGGCGGCAATTGGTGATGTAATTCAAGTAACTACTGCAAAAGGAGAGCGTATGCAATTGAAAGTAGTTGGGTATTTCCAATCAGGAATTCAGGACATTGATAAGGTTCAAAGTTATGCCTCAATTGGCACTACACAAAAGCTGCTTGGTGTTTCAGGAAGCTATATTACCGACGTTCAAGTAAAACTAAAAAATATTTTAGATGCCCCTCCTATGGCTCTTGAATATGGGCGCTTATTTGAAGTAGATGCCATTGATATACAAACGGCCAATTCGCAATTTGAAACCGGAAGCTCTATTCGAACATTAATTTCGTACGCTGTAGGAATTACCCTGCTCATTGTTGCCGGATTTGGAATTTACAATATTTTAAACATGATGATTTATGAAAAAATGGATTCCATTGCTATCCTCAAAGCAACCGGTTTTTCAGGAAAAGATGTAAATTTTGTGTTCATTACAATTGCGTTAAGCATTGGTATTTTTGGCGGTTTGCTTGGTTTACTTTTTGGTTTTGGCTTATCTTCCATAATTGATCAAATACCGTTTAATACAGCCGCACTTCCAACCATTAAAACCTATCCAATTAATTACAATCCACGTTACTATTTGATTGGTGGTGCTTTTTCAATTGTAACTACTTACCTGGCTGGTTACTTTCCTTCTCGAAAAGCAAGTAAAATTGACCCTGTTGTTATAATTCGCGGAAAATAA
- a CDS encoding efflux RND transporter periplasmic adaptor subunit, with translation MKKLLSLIIPLFLFACKDKTEKLHPLYSSISESVYASGSIKSKNQYLAFANAGGIIKSIIVNEGDTVKKGSPLLFIANDVQKFSKNNAELAAQYADIAANQGKLNEAKLLVDLAKNKLKNDSALFARQSVLWKKQIGSKVEFEQRELAFQNAKTTYVSALVKYEDLKRVLALNSNQSKTSLQASSALESEFTLKSEINGVVYSLLKKQGELIGPQTALAVIGDASEFILEMQVDEYDVFKIKTGMPVLVSLDSYKGQVFDALVSKIYPIMNDRSKTFLVEAKFEKAPPRIYPNISFEASIVIRSKEKALLVPRNYLIGDTAVLKSNGEKVRVSLGLKDYQKAEILSGISENDELQKPKE, from the coding sequence ATGAAGAAATTGTTGTCGTTGATTATACCGCTATTTCTTTTTGCCTGTAAGGACAAAACAGAGAAGTTACATCCCCTTTACTCTTCTATTTCTGAGTCGGTTTATGCATCGGGAAGCATAAAGAGTAAAAATCAATACCTTGCTTTTGCCAATGCCGGTGGGATTATTAAGTCCATTATTGTAAACGAGGGCGATACTGTTAAAAAAGGAAGTCCCCTTTTATTTATCGCCAACGATGTGCAGAAGTTTTCGAAAAACAATGCTGAGCTGGCTGCTCAATATGCCGACATTGCTGCGAATCAGGGTAAATTAAACGAAGCCAAACTACTTGTTGATCTTGCTAAAAACAAATTAAAAAACGATTCCGCATTGTTTGCACGACAAAGTGTGTTGTGGAAAAAACAAATCGGATCTAAGGTCGAATTCGAACAACGTGAATTGGCTTTTCAAAATGCTAAAACTACCTATGTTTCTGCTCTTGTAAAGTATGAAGATTTGAAAAGAGTTTTAGCGCTAAATTCAAACCAATCAAAAACCAGTTTACAAGCTTCGTCAGCCTTAGAAAGCGAGTTCACCCTGAAGAGCGAAATAAACGGCGTTGTGTATTCTTTGTTGAAAAAACAAGGTGAGTTGATTGGCCCTCAAACAGCACTGGCTGTAATTGGCGATGCTTCTGAGTTTATTCTTGAAATGCAGGTAGATGAGTACGATGTGTTCAAAATTAAAACCGGTATGCCGGTGTTGGTTAGTTTAGATAGCTATAAGGGGCAGGTATTTGATGCGCTTGTTAGCAAAATTTATCCCATTATGAACGATCGCAGTAAAACATTCCTGGTTGAGGCCAAATTTGAAAAAGCTCCTCCGCGAATTTATCCGAACATTTCTTTTGAGGCGAGCATCGTTATACGATCGAAAGAAAAAGCCTTGTTGGTTCCTCGAAATTATTTAATTGGTGATACCGCTGTGCTAAAGAGCAATGGCGAGAAAGTGCGTGTATCCTTAGGATTAAAAGATTATCAGAAAGCCGAAATACTATCGGGAATTAGCGAAAACGACGAATTGCAAAAACCGAAAGAATGA
- a CDS encoding acetyl-CoA carboxylase biotin carboxyl carrier protein subunit yields MYKVKSTGTNTAVYEIDFDKKNPAGGTLNGDDFYWDLVSEKEGRFHVLKNNRSYTVEVVEVDLVEKKFSLNVNGNNYSLELSDKFDELLKNLGLDKINSGVAKELKAPMPGLVLDVLVKAGDAVKKGDAILVLEAMKMENNIKSVADAVVKKVTVQKGNAVEKNQVLVLFE; encoded by the coding sequence ATGTACAAAGTAAAATCAACCGGAACAAATACTGCTGTTTATGAAATTGACTTCGACAAGAAAAATCCTGCCGGAGGAACCCTTAATGGCGATGATTTCTATTGGGACCTTGTATCAGAAAAGGAAGGTCGCTTTCACGTACTTAAAAACAATCGTTCCTATACTGTAGAGGTTGTTGAGGTAGATTTGGTAGAAAAAAAATTCAGTTTAAATGTAAACGGAAACAACTATTCTCTTGAGTTGTCCGACAAGTTTGATGAGCTTTTAAAAAACCTGGGGCTTGACAAGATAAATAGCGGTGTGGCAAAAGAGCTAAAGGCTCCCATGCCCGGACTAGTGTTGGATGTGTTGGTTAAGGCCGGCGATGCTGTTAAAAAAGGTGATGCTATTTTGGTGCTTGAGGCCATGAAAATGGAAAATAACATTAAATCGGTTGCGGATGCTGTTGTAAAAAAAGTTACTGTGCAAAAAGGAAATGCCGTTGAAAAAAATCAGGTATTAGTGCTTTTCGAATAG
- a CDS encoding M1 family metallopeptidase, with translation MNFRYALICAVLTALCACSGVNHTQNTGSTKVINLDTLTIVPKSKDAVYFGSVKHTVDIIHTRLELKPDWENCYLYGKATLVLKPYFYATNEVKIDAVGFDLNDVYLLQKGSKSKIDYSYNDKQLTLKLPKPYTRNDSIQIFIDYVAKPNTLASSGKISTSEDKGLFFINPNHSNPYIPTQLYSQSETQAASCWFPTIDAPNQRMTQEIFITVAEKYTTLSNGLLVSKTLNSDGTRTDYWKQSLPASPYLTMIAAGEFSVVKDSWHNLEISYYVEKNYAKEARGTFGKTAEMISFFSKKLGIDFPWEKYAQIVVRDYPGGSMENSSATLHGEFMNMTARERIDNDKEEFISHELFHQWFGDMVTCESWSNTPLNESFATYGEYLWLEHSKGKEEADIHHQDDLNTYFNEARARQVNMIRYDYDEAEDMFDRHSYEKGGRILHMLRNYLGDDAFFTTLNYYLNKHKFSSVELADLRLACEKISGEDLNWFFNQWFFASGHPELLITYNYNEIDKKETLHIEQLQDLLKTPLYKLPIDVEIYFEGKKQRHRIFLEKQNQDFEFAVSKQPDLVNVDADKMLLCKKTDMHTLDEWVFQYHNAPLYLDRYEAIDALSKIPGAKSKEVIVKALNDKNWSIRNFAISKLNKFDKNDLTTQKEILKKLALHDERPNVRANAIEKLNELANGEPMTDVYKLALSDVSFQVVAKALLAMHSQNPEMSFEEARQFDEDTAVAVMNALLTIFAANGADSENNYFLQKEHYFDGYNRYGFVQQYGQYLLGRSDSVINSGLDLLAGTARSSEYWWVRLVALQALDSLQTMYAERATELKAKPISNSGSKNNDSSGKSQTAESAHMQHEKIKQLFDSIKNAEKDKNLLRYYSN, from the coding sequence ATGAATTTTCGCTACGCACTTATTTGTGCCGTACTCACTGCTTTATGTGCCTGTTCCGGAGTTAATCACACCCAAAACACAGGTAGCACTAAAGTTATTAACCTCGACACGCTTACTATTGTTCCAAAGAGCAAGGATGCTGTATATTTTGGTTCGGTAAAACACACAGTAGACATAATTCATACGCGACTCGAACTAAAACCTGATTGGGAAAACTGTTATTTGTATGGCAAGGCAACACTTGTTTTGAAGCCTTATTTTTATGCAACCAATGAAGTAAAAATAGATGCTGTTGGATTTGATTTAAATGATGTGTATTTGCTTCAGAAGGGATCGAAAAGCAAAATAGATTACAGCTACAACGATAAGCAACTAACCCTTAAGCTTCCCAAACCATATACGCGCAACGACAGCATACAAATTTTTATTGATTATGTAGCCAAGCCAAATACCTTAGCAAGCAGTGGTAAAATTTCAACATCCGAAGACAAGGGTTTGTTTTTTATCAATCCCAACCACTCAAATCCCTACATACCAACACAGCTTTATAGCCAAAGCGAAACACAAGCTGCTTCTTGTTGGTTTCCTACTATTGATGCCCCAAATCAACGTATGACACAGGAAATATTCATTACTGTAGCAGAAAAATATACCACGCTTTCAAATGGACTGCTAGTATCAAAAACCTTAAACAGCGATGGTACTCGCACCGATTATTGGAAGCAAAGCCTGCCAGCATCGCCTTATTTAACAATGATTGCCGCAGGCGAGTTTTCGGTGGTAAAAGACAGTTGGCACAATTTGGAAATAAGCTACTACGTTGAAAAAAACTATGCGAAGGAGGCACGTGGAACCTTTGGTAAGACAGCAGAAATGATTTCCTTTTTTTCGAAGAAACTGGGTATTGATTTTCCTTGGGAAAAATATGCACAAATTGTTGTACGCGACTATCCGGGCGGATCTATGGAAAACTCCTCAGCAACACTGCATGGCGAGTTTATGAACATGACAGCTCGTGAACGAATAGACAATGACAAGGAAGAGTTTATTTCGCATGAGTTATTTCACCAATGGTTTGGAGATATGGTTACCTGCGAATCGTGGAGCAATACACCCCTCAACGAATCCTTTGCTACCTATGGAGAATACTTATGGTTAGAACATAGCAAAGGAAAAGAGGAAGCTGACATTCACCACCAAGACGATTTAAACACCTACTTCAATGAAGCCAGAGCCCGACAGGTGAACATGATTCGATACGATTACGATGAAGCAGAAGACATGTTCGACAGGCACAGCTATGAAAAGGGAGGGCGAATATTGCACATGCTGCGAAATTACTTGGGAGACGATGCTTTTTTTACCACATTAAATTATTACCTCAACAAACATAAATTTTCGTCGGTTGAATTAGCTGATTTAAGACTGGCCTGCGAAAAGATTAGTGGAGAAGACCTTAATTGGTTTTTTAATCAATGGTTTTTTGCCAGCGGACACCCTGAATTGCTGATTACCTATAACTATAACGAAATTGATAAAAAAGAAACGCTGCATATTGAGCAATTACAAGACCTACTAAAAACACCTTTATACAAACTTCCAATAGATGTAGAAATTTATTTCGAAGGCAAAAAACAAAGACACCGCATTTTTCTTGAAAAGCAAAATCAAGATTTTGAGTTTGCCGTTTCCAAGCAACCCGATTTGGTGAATGTAGATGCAGACAAAATGTTGTTATGTAAAAAAACCGACATGCACACACTAGACGAATGGGTTTTTCAATATCACAATGCACCGCTGTATTTAGATCGCTACGAAGCAATTGACGCGCTTAGTAAAATACCGGGCGCTAAATCAAAAGAAGTGATTGTAAAGGCGCTTAACGACAAAAACTGGAGTATACGCAACTTTGCAATTAGTAAGCTTAATAAATTTGACAAAAACGACTTAACTACGCAAAAAGAAATCCTAAAAAAACTAGCATTACATGACGAAAGACCCAATGTAAGGGCGAATGCTATTGAAAAACTGAACGAACTCGCCAACGGGGAACCTATGACCGATGTTTATAAATTAGCACTTAGCGACGTTTCGTTTCAGGTGGTTGCTAAAGCATTATTAGCGATGCATTCGCAAAATCCGGAAATGAGTTTTGAAGAAGCAAGACAATTCGATGAAGACACAGCTGTTGCTGTGATGAATGCCCTGCTTACTATTTTTGCAGCGAACGGAGCCGACAGTGAAAACAATTATTTTTTACAAAAGGAACATTATTTTGATGGTTACAATCGTTATGGCTTTGTTCAACAATATGGACAATATTTATTGGGAAGAAGCGATTCGGTAATAAATTCGGGGCTTGATCTTTTGGCTGGCACAGCAAGAAGTTCTGAATATTGGTGGGTTAGATTGGTTGCGCTTCAAGCGCTCGACTCTTTGCAAACGATGTATGCCGAAAGAGCAACAGAATTAAAAGCAAAGCCAATTTCTAACAGCGGCTCCAAAAACAACGATTCGTCGGGCAAATCGCAAACAGCAGAAAGTGCACACATGCAGCATGAAAAAATCAAGCAGCTGTTTGATTCAATTAAAAATGCAGAAAAGGATAAGAATCTTCTACGCTATTACAGCAATTGA